The following coding sequences lie in one Arachis ipaensis cultivar K30076 chromosome B03, Araip1.1, whole genome shotgun sequence genomic window:
- the LOC107631120 gene encoding uncharacterized protein LOC107631120, whose translation MTDQIVSSPLIPPSSITHSSAIDLEAGSSEQIQCRICLETDGRDFIAPCKCKGTSKYVHRECLDHWRAVKEGFAFAHCTTCKAPYHLRVHGAADRKWRTLKFRFFVTRDILFIFLAVQLVIASLAYLVYLIDGYQQYWLRLVWGFDSEPSFYYICGALLFFVLLGLSGCFITCYDRRVRNDLAQPCREICLCCCHPGVCADCHLPGTLCMWTDCTACFESCGTMATECGSCMGGAGEAGLPLLFIMALIFLGLFTLIGIFYSVLVATMIGQRIWQRHYHILAKRMLTKEYVVEDIDGEVSRSDWSPPSLPLEHVQQLKSLGLL comes from the exons ATGACGGATCAAATAGTTTCTTCTCCTCTAATTCCTCCTTCATCTATCACCCACTCTTCCGCCATCGACCTTGAAGCCGGTTCCTCCGAACAAATCCAATGCCGGATTTGTCTCGAAACAGATG GCAGAGATTTCATTGCTCCTTGCAAATGCAAAGGTACATCAAAATATGTACATCGAGAGTGTTTGGATCACTGGCGTGCGGTTAAG GAAGGGTTTGCATTTGCTCATTGCACTACTTGCAAGGCACCTTATCATTTGCGTGTTCATGGTGCTGCAGATAGGAAATGGCGTACCTTGAAATTTCGGTTTTTTGTCACCAGAGACATTTTGTTTATATTTCTGGCAGTTCAGCTT GTCATTGCTTCATTGGCATATTTGGTTTATCTAATAGATGGTTACCAGCAGTACTGGCTTCGTCTTGTTTGGGGTTTTGATAGTGAGCCAAGCTTTTACTACATATGTG GAGCCCTCTTGTTTTTTGTATTGCTTGGCCTATCAGGATGCTTCATTACTTGTTATGATCGAAGAGTTCGCAATGACTTGGCACAGCCTTGTCGAGAAATCTGTCTTTGTTGCTGCCATCCTGG AGTCTGCGCAGACTGCCATTTACCGGGGACACTTTGCATGTGGACTGATTGCACTGCATGCTTTGAGAGTTGCGGAACGATGGCAACTGAATGTGGAAGTTGCATGGGAGGTGCTGGAGAAGCAGGGCTGCCATTACTATTCATAATGGCTTTGATTTTTCTCGGACTCTTTACTCTAATTGGGATATTTTACAGTGTATTAGTGGCTACCATGATAGGACAACGAATATGGCAGCGTCATTATCATATACTTGCAAAAAGGATGCTTACAAAG GAGTATGTCGTTGAGGATATCGACGGAGAGGTGTCACGGTCTGACTGGTCTCCTCCATCTCTCCCACTGGAACATGTTCAACAGCTGAAATCACTGGGTCTTTTatga